In a single window of the Peptococcaceae bacterium 1198_IL3148 genome:
- a CDS encoding TIGR02679 family protein, giving the protein MKTDKAVKYFKQERGFHRLMTQLIKKYQQLGRIGGSIKLSNLSDTEKEALASLMRRDYSKQQSATITMTAFEAALQKTRFAGITLKELLDGYAGQQLTTNEELRHQYQREKHQFFNQLIQLHKHDNCCQWLEHILAKGVGTRGIHLAYDVNAPLLYLQLTNVLKALAQLPALVHAEYDRLPIFASRVTGDPHGFDLDTDQGRFLIAALHYLRQHKEVGYTVSANLSAEEKTELLAYYGLIRDDLLNFVTCAGIVGLRQNKPTAIWRSACEEAAVLNVPLREIVKIETFLPAVAYSNTNKEKIVFMLENSGVFSAVLDHFNGKEMPPLICTHGQLKLANLILLDKLVTNGVTVLYSGDFDPEGLQMAQRILDRYGSRAKTWCYNYEDYLISLSEVELDDARLKKLDTVTTTAFTEVKEAMRQYKKAGYQEYLIKKLVADIESYMALTVIC; this is encoded by the coding sequence TTAAAAAATATCAACAATTGGGTCGCATTGGGGGTAGTATCAAATTAAGTAACCTTAGTGATACCGAAAAGGAAGCACTGGCTTCCTTAATGCGTCGTGATTATAGTAAGCAGCAGTCAGCCACCATAACGATGACTGCCTTTGAGGCCGCCTTACAAAAAACAAGATTTGCAGGTATCACATTAAAGGAGCTACTGGATGGATATGCCGGTCAACAACTAACCACCAATGAAGAACTGCGACATCAGTATCAAAGGGAAAAACACCAGTTTTTTAACCAACTGATACAGCTTCACAAACATGACAACTGCTGCCAATGGTTAGAACATATTTTAGCTAAAGGTGTGGGTACCAGAGGAATTCACCTAGCCTACGATGTTAACGCCCCTTTGCTGTATCTGCAACTGACTAATGTTTTAAAAGCATTGGCACAGCTGCCAGCTTTAGTGCATGCGGAATATGACCGATTACCTATTTTTGCCAGCCGTGTCACCGGTGACCCCCATGGTTTTGACTTAGACACTGATCAGGGGCGATTTTTAATAGCAGCCCTACATTATTTACGCCAGCATAAAGAAGTTGGATATACTGTTTCAGCCAATTTATCTGCCGAGGAGAAAACCGAGCTTCTGGCTTACTATGGCTTAATTAGGGATGATTTACTTAACTTTGTTACCTGTGCTGGTATTGTTGGTTTGCGACAGAACAAGCCAACGGCAATCTGGCGCAGTGCTTGTGAAGAAGCAGCGGTGTTGAACGTACCATTACGGGAAATTGTTAAAATAGAAACTTTTCTACCTGCCGTTGCTTATAGCAACACTAATAAAGAAAAAATTGTATTCATGTTAGAAAACTCGGGCGTATTTTCTGCTGTATTAGATCACTTTAATGGTAAGGAAATGCCACCGCTGATTTGTACCCATGGTCAACTGAAGTTAGCTAACCTTATTTTACTTGATAAACTTGTAACCAATGGTGTTACGGTTTTGTATTCCGGAGATTTTGATCCAGAAGGGCTACAAATGGCTCAGCGTATTTTAGACCGCTATGGTAGTAGAGCAAAAACCTGGTGCTATAACTATGAGGATTATTTAATCAGCCTGTCTGAGGTTGAACTGGATGATGCTAGGCTAAAAAAGTTAGATACCGTTACCACCACTGCCTTTACCGAGGTAAAAGAAGCTATGCGCCAATATAAAAAGGCTGGTTATCAAGAATATCTGATTAAAAAATTGGTGGCAGATATAGAGAGTTATATGGCATTGACGGTAATTTGTTAG
- a CDS encoding DMT family transporter, whose translation MQGSVKIILAMVIWGSLGVFVRHIDLPSMEIVFLRTVIASVVLGIAWLWFREPESKKNISNNRRLLFFSGIALGLNWVLLFQAYRFTTIANSTLSYYMSPVIVVLLAPVFLKEKLTATKLMAVAGAMVGLSIILGYQPQLANVSFNHGVGIGYGLLAATFYAGVVLLNKQFKNISGFDVTFVQIFVAACFLLPFIIYRAELHVQASDWLWILILGVVHTSIACLLYFSGIKEIKAQNVAVLSYLDPISAIIFSTIFLHEPLTIYAITGGLLILGSTFIGSKETS comes from the coding sequence ATGCAAGGATCCGTAAAAATTATTTTGGCTATGGTTATTTGGGGTAGTTTAGGTGTATTTGTTAGACACATCGACTTGCCTTCAATGGAAATTGTTTTTTTGAGAACGGTGATCGCCAGTGTCGTTTTAGGCATCGCTTGGCTCTGGTTTCGGGAACCGGAAAGTAAAAAGAACATTAGCAACAACAGGCGGTTATTATTTTTTTCTGGTATTGCCCTCGGTTTAAACTGGGTGTTGCTATTTCAAGCTTACCGCTTTACCACCATTGCTAACTCCACGTTAAGTTACTATATGTCACCGGTGATAGTGGTGCTGTTGGCACCAGTATTCTTAAAAGAAAAACTAACGGCCACTAAATTAATGGCAGTGGCGGGGGCCATGGTGGGTCTTTCTATCATCCTAGGCTATCAGCCACAACTGGCCAATGTCAGCTTTAATCATGGTGTTGGTATTGGTTATGGGTTACTAGCAGCGACGTTTTATGCCGGTGTGGTCTTGCTAAATAAACAGTTTAAAAATATCTCCGGTTTTGATGTTACCTTTGTGCAAATTTTTGTGGCTGCTTGTTTTTTACTGCCCTTTATCATTTATCGGGCTGAGTTGCATGTCCAGGCCAGCGATTGGTTGTGGATTTTAATTCTGGGAGTGGTGCATACCAGTATCGCTTGCCTATTATATTTTTCTGGCATTAAGGAGATTAAAGCCCAAAACGTGGCGGTATTAAGCTACCTAGACCCAATATCTGCCATTATTTTTAGCACCATATTTTTACATGAGCCGTTGACAATTTATGCCATTACCGGTGGCCTATTAATTTTAGGTTCAACCTTTATTGGCTCCAAGGAAACGTCGTAG
- the addB gene encoding helicase-exonuclease AddAB subunit AddB has translation MSLRFILGRAGSGKTTCCLQQIRQQLQAAPTGNNLILLVPEQATFHNELELASTPQLGGMMRAQVLSFNRLTWRVLQEVGGGARVQIADLGKRMILRQFLEQRQEQLRVFGGAADQPGFVDSLASAISEMKMYQVKVADLKQALDQTADEESLLLAKLRDLVLIYQDLEDYLANTYTDPDDYLNLLAEKAHLSPTIQHAEIWLDGFTGFTPQELTVIEALLQTARRVNITLTLPPQRQLQQDAGCFNITWTTYNKLLQLAEKLGIEVEAPLLLEQPIPHRFVGAADIAHLEQSYFDLTATAYPDKAEHLKIIGAQNFRAEVEAVAREIRSLCRDQGYRYRDMAVLLRDYAHYDLLIETIFSDYNIPIFMDRKRTVMHHPLVELVRSALEAVQEGWLYEPVFRYLKTDLVNAEREEIDILENFVLAYGIKGSAWYRDKPWQYHKNRHLGTEAELSEREQQQLAQLNRVRRQAVAELAVFHSKIKQATTAAEITQALFELLVDLKVPQKLKQWSEVAEQQGRLETAREHSQIWNEMVDIFDQMVATMGEETLNLESYSKILDAGLEGLSIGLIPPGLDQVVIGSLERSRNPNLKAVFVVGVGDGILPAKPMASGIFNDQERQSLKELGLELAADTTSKLLDEQFLIYTALTRASDYLCLSYPLGDSEGKALRPSVVIKRVKELFPQLQQENISVEPQGDGQDINFINSPAKALMYLGKQLRLAKETQKVDAIWWDVYNWLLQHERYKPQLARVVNGLLHQNQLQPIDGQLAKKLFGTPLRASVSRLEKFQSCPFAHFVNYGLRLREREIYKLSTPDLGQFFHAAMEQFAKKLQAMDLDWAQLDKQQCLQISDDIVAELAPQLQSEILLSSGRYRYLTGRFKKTVQRAATMLVEHARRGMFRPVGLEIAFGPEQELPGLKITLSDGTEMELIGRIDRVDGCEKDNQYYLRVIDYKSGSTDLKLDEVFYGFKIQLITYLDIILRYAGSLVGREDCQPAGILYFYLRDPLINTAGPLDESEIEAMIIKELRMKGLVLADLAVFQLMDGETQSGWSTIIPVGINAEGKKILQQGDSVDADIDQTTLFYKDSKIALPTQIEALRQHVQRVLAQTGEAIINGEVAISPYELKDHTACDFCPFLMVCQFDTTVEGNSYRSLKPLSSADVWSNLAQGEE, from the coding sequence ATGTCCTTACGATTTATACTGGGTCGAGCTGGCAGTGGTAAAACCACCTGTTGTTTACAGCAAATTAGGCAGCAATTGCAGGCGGCGCCCACCGGAAACAATTTAATACTACTGGTGCCGGAACAGGCCACCTTTCACAATGAATTGGAGTTGGCATCTACGCCCCAGTTGGGTGGCATGATGCGGGCCCAAGTCCTTAGTTTTAACCGCCTAACTTGGCGGGTGCTACAGGAGGTGGGTGGCGGTGCCCGGGTACAGATTGCTGACTTGGGTAAACGCATGATTTTGCGGCAGTTTTTAGAACAGCGCCAAGAACAGCTGCGGGTATTTGGTGGGGCCGCCGACCAACCGGGGTTTGTGGATAGCTTGGCCAGTGCCATTTCGGAAATGAAAATGTACCAGGTAAAGGTGGCGGACTTGAAACAGGCCCTGGACCAAACCGCCGATGAAGAGTCGCTTTTATTGGCTAAACTGCGGGATTTGGTCCTCATTTATCAAGATTTGGAAGACTATTTGGCCAATACATATACCGATCCCGACGATTACTTAAATTTGCTGGCGGAAAAGGCCCATCTGTCTCCAACAATACAGCATGCTGAAATCTGGCTGGATGGTTTTACTGGCTTCACCCCCCAGGAATTAACGGTTATCGAGGCACTACTGCAAACGGCCCGCCGGGTGAATATTACTTTGACTTTACCGCCCCAGCGCCAGTTACAGCAAGATGCCGGTTGTTTTAACATCACTTGGACAACCTACAATAAACTGCTGCAGCTGGCAGAAAAACTCGGTATCGAGGTGGAAGCGCCACTGCTTTTGGAGCAACCGATACCGCATCGCTTTGTTGGTGCGGCAGACATTGCCCATTTGGAGCAAAGCTATTTTGATTTGACGGCCACAGCCTATCCAGACAAAGCAGAACATCTTAAAATAATCGGTGCTCAAAATTTTCGCGCCGAGGTGGAAGCGGTGGCCCGGGAAATTCGCAGCCTGTGCCGGGATCAGGGTTATCGCTATCGAGATATGGCGGTGCTGTTGCGGGACTATGCCCATTATGACTTATTAATCGAAACCATCTTCTCGGACTACAACATTCCAATTTTTATGGACAGAAAAAGAACGGTGATGCATCATCCACTGGTGGAATTGGTGCGGTCGGCTTTAGAAGCGGTACAGGAGGGTTGGCTTTACGAACCGGTTTTTCGTTATCTAAAGACAGACTTGGTGAATGCAGAGCGGGAAGAAATTGATATTCTAGAGAACTTTGTCTTGGCCTATGGCATTAAGGGATCGGCTTGGTACCGTGATAAACCTTGGCAGTATCACAAAAACCGCCACTTGGGTACCGAGGCGGAGTTGTCTGAAAGGGAACAGCAACAATTGGCCCAACTTAACCGCGTGCGCCGCCAGGCAGTGGCTGAATTGGCGGTATTCCATAGTAAAATAAAGCAAGCCACCACCGCAGCAGAAATCACCCAGGCGCTATTTGAACTGCTGGTGGATTTAAAAGTGCCGCAAAAACTGAAACAGTGGTCGGAGGTGGCTGAGCAACAGGGGCGCCTGGAAACCGCCCGGGAACACAGCCAGATTTGGAACGAAATGGTGGACATATTTGACCAAATGGTGGCAACCATGGGCGAAGAAACACTGAATTTAGAGAGTTACAGCAAAATTTTGGACGCCGGGCTGGAGGGTTTATCCATTGGCTTAATTCCCCCGGGGCTGGATCAAGTGGTGATTGGCTCGCTGGAGCGCTCCCGTAACCCTAATTTAAAGGCAGTTTTTGTGGTGGGAGTTGGAGATGGCATTTTGCCCGCAAAGCCAATGGCCAGCGGCATCTTTAATGATCAAGAGCGTCAGTCATTAAAGGAATTAGGCTTAGAGTTGGCAGCGGATACCACCAGTAAGTTATTAGACGAACAGTTTTTAATTTACACCGCCCTTACCAGAGCCAGTGACTATTTGTGCCTCAGTTATCCGCTGGGTGACAGCGAGGGTAAAGCCCTGCGGCCATCGGTGGTCATTAAACGGGTTAAGGAATTATTTCCTCAGCTACAACAGGAAAATATCAGCGTTGAACCCCAGGGGGATGGACAGGATATTAACTTTATCAACAGTCCCGCCAAGGCGCTGATGTATTTAGGTAAGCAATTGCGCTTAGCTAAGGAAACACAAAAAGTTGATGCCATTTGGTGGGACGTTTATAATTGGCTATTGCAGCATGAACGCTATAAACCGCAATTGGCCCGGGTGGTTAACGGCTTACTGCACCAAAACCAACTACAGCCCATCGATGGCCAACTGGCCAAGAAACTCTTTGGTACCCCGTTGCGGGCCAGCGTTTCTCGGTTAGAGAAGTTTCAATCCTGTCCCTTTGCCCATTTTGTCAACTACGGTTTGCGCCTGCGGGAACGGGAAATTTACAAATTGTCTACCCCAGATTTGGGACAGTTTTTTCACGCCGCCATGGAGCAATTTGCTAAGAAATTGCAAGCCATGGATTTGGATTGGGCCCAGTTGGATAAGCAGCAATGCTTGCAAATCAGTGATGACATTGTGGCTGAACTGGCCCCACAGCTCCAGAGCGAAATATTGCTCAGCTCCGGTCGCTATCGTTACTTGACCGGTAGATTTAAAAAGACCGTTCAGCGGGCGGCCACCATGTTGGTGGAACATGCGCGCCGAGGCATGTTTCGTCCGGTGGGTTTAGAGATAGCCTTTGGCCCGGAACAAGAGCTGCCTGGCTTAAAAATCACGCTGTCGGATGGCACTGAAATGGAATTGATCGGCCGCATCGACCGGGTTGATGGCTGTGAAAAGGACAATCAATACTATTTGCGGGTGATTGATTATAAGTCCGGCAGCACCGATTTAAAATTGGATGAAGTATTTTACGGCTTTAAAATTCAACTGATTACTTATCTGGATATCATATTGCGCTACGCCGGCAGTCTGGTGGGCAGAGAAGATTGTCAACCGGCGGGAATCCTGTACTTCTACCTGCGGGACCCCTTAATTAATACTGCGGGACCGCTGGATGAAAGCGAAATAGAAGCGATGATCATCAAGGAATTGCGCATGAAGGGGTTAGTGCTGGCCGACTTGGCAGTGTTTCAGTTGATGGACGGCGAAACCCAAAGTGGTTGGTCAACCATTATTCCGGTGGGCATCAATGCCGAGGGTAAAAAAATACTGCAGCAAGGAGACTCAGTGGATGCCGACATTGATCAAACCACTTTGTTTTATAAGGATTCCAAAATTGCTCTACCAACCCAAATTGAAGCGTTAAGGCAGCATGTGCAAAGGGTGTTAGCCCAGACCGGAGAGGCCATTATTAATGGTGAGGTGGCCATTAGTCCCTATGAATTAAAGGACCATACAGCCTGCGATTTTTGCCCCTTTTTAATGGTTTGTCAGTTTGACACCACAGTGGAAGGTAACAGCTATCGCAGCTTAAAACCCCTCAGCAGTGCAGATGTGTGGTCCAACCTGGCCCAGGGGGAGGAATAG